The sequence ATCTAGGCAGAGACAGCACCTCTTCCCCGTGGGGTGAACAGCATGCTAAGGGCTGGCGGCTCACTTGGTCAAGAGTCCCTTTCATGCCATTAGCCCGTTGGATTAAGAGACCCTCAGGAAGGGAGAAGGGTGGGCACTGCACATCTCCGGTGGAGGGGACAAACCCAGAGGCAAGGATTCTGGGTGGACACAGCTTTGCAGCCCTCTTGACAGATCACATAAGAGACTCCTCTTCTTTTTCCCCAAAGCCCTGAGCTTAGGGCTTCCTGATTCCTGAGGGACAGCATTTTTGGGTGTAGCCAGGACTCTGTCTTGACAGAAGTGGCTGGAGTTGGGGACGGGGACACAAGGAGACGCGACAGGCTCTCCAGGCTGCAACTCACAAATGTCCTCATGTCCTGCGTCTATCCATACCTGCCCTTCCATGCACGCTTCATGCACTGGGGCCACCATCTACAGCAGTCTGAAGGTACCACTCTGAAGAGGGATATTTTGAAGTGACCCAAAGGACAAATGCCTAAAGCAGAGAATGCCAGCCACAGATGGGTCAGCCACCCTCAGCTCAGCTGGTGGATGGGAGTTTTTGGCTCATAAGGTATCTATTTCACAGTTCTGAATTCACCATTTAAAAGTGGACCTCTTGGGGACTTCCCaagcaggccagtggttaagactctgcaattccactgcaggggacacgggtctgatcccaggttggggaactaagatcccacatagcacgcagcatgaccaaaaaaaaaaaaaaaagaatgtccatATAAAAATCTAAGTTtctcaattttcttgaaaaatagaTTCCGGCAGCCCTGGGCCTGCATCCTGCACGCTAAGGTGCAAGAGCTGAACTGACATGGCCCGTTTACATGGAGCCGCCCTTGAGGGTCACCAGCCCCTGCCGCCATCCTGCCTGGTTCTGGAGACATGTCTCCACGACACGTGCTAAAACTTTCACTACACAAAATTCCCTTGGATCTGATCTTACCACCTCAGGGGACTCCTCCAGTCAGGAGTCCCCTCATCTCAGAAGGCACCAGAAGCATTCCCAGACAAATGCTATGATaacctattttttgtttgtttgtttttatttttggtcatgctgggtctttgtcgctgcacGGGCTTTGCTCTAGTTGAGGCGAGCGGGGGCGACTCTCtaagttgcagtgcgtgggcttctcattgcagtggcttggagaaggaaatggcaacccactccagtacccttgcctggaaaatcccatgaatggaggggcctggtaggttacagtccatggggtcgcaaagagtcggacatgactgagcaactccactttcacttttctgttgttgaggagcatgggctctTAGGGCCCTTGGGTTTCAGTAGCTGCTTCATGCAGGATCCGTAGTTGGGGcctccaggctccagagcacaggctcaaaagCTGTGGCGCACAGCCTTTCGCTCCTCGGAGGCATGAGGCTCTTTCCAGGTTGgggcttgaacctgtgtctgcggccctggcaggcagattctttaccgcttagccaccagggaagcctcacctGTTTGATTCTTAAACCGTCTCATCTCAAATTTTCTCTTAAAGATACAGGTCACATTCATCTCTTCTATAACATAGACGTGGCTACTTAGAaaaatgtggtttttgttttttaattttaaaatccagaGGCTGGCCCCTCAGCCATACCAAGGCTCTGGCCACGCCCTGGCCTTACTGGATCCTGGTTTTCTGAGGTGGCGGGGGAGTCTTTTTGCTCCAGCAGGACTCCTGACTTTTGTTTCAGAGCCCATAGAAACTCCTTGGTTGAACTTCACCCACCGGCTCTAGGACATCCACATGGTATGCTAAACAGCAGGAAACTCCCGCAGAAGGGGAGGGCAGGGCTGATGCCTCTGGGAGGCTGGCCCAGACTCACAGCCCATTCATGCTGTGACCCCTGCGATCTGATTGATGGAAGTTGTTCAACTGACCTAACAGTGCACCCTTTTTAAGGGGAATGCACTGACAGCTGTTGGTAaagaaatccgcctgcaatgcaggagacccgtttgatccctgggttggaaagatccccttgaaaagggaaaagctacccactccagtattctggcctggagaattccatggactgtgtagtccacggggttgtaaagagtcgaacacgcctgagcaacttttTTTACTTTCACGGACTGTAtcgggtgaaggacagggatgaaGCCCAAGGCGCTGGCTGTTCTGGCAACAGCAGGTCTGCTTTAGGAGAAGCTGTCACCCCTCCTTCCCTGCTCCCGCTCAGGCCACGGCTGCCTTCTGGTGGCGCTGTCACAGACGCGCCTTCAGTCCGACTGTCCAAGCCAAGCGTCGATGAGCCTGTCTGCAGCGTGAGGCTCAGGGCGAGTCCAACCTGGCTGGGCCCTTGTGGCAGGCGCTGATTCTTAACCTGGCTAGAGTGATGGCCGCCCTGGGAAATCTGGAAGGGCCAGACacccttccacagacacttcgAGCTCCACACACGAGGTCTGGGAGGCCAATGCCGGGGGGTGAAGGAGCACGAGGCCTGTAAGTGACCGCAGGGCAAGGCGCACGTGGACGTGTGCTTCACCTAGGAGATGGGTGCGCTAACTCCGGGCAGGTGGGGGATGACCGTCACCCCATCCTGGAGGAGTGGGAGAGCTGTCTGGGGGGCTGGCTCGGAGGACGGCGGCGTTTCAGCAGTCAgcgaatggggagggaggttcagagaaGGGGACGCTGTGAGGAAGCCACTGGGGAGCCTGGGTGGGCTGCTGCATTCGGACACGGCTCGGAGCTTCAGGACAGAGAGGAGGCCACCCAAGGGACCTGGCCTGGCTGCCTGGCAGGCCCACCAGTCTCCGCGTTTGCACCCAGTGAGGTGTCTGGGCTCTGTCTGCACCTCTCCTGGGGTGGAGAGTGCCTTACCTCCCCAGGCAGGCTTTCCACTCTGGACCGCATTGGAGACAGTGTGTCCAGACACTGGGTTTGAATGTGTCTCCGACAGCTCCCACTGACTCTTCAGAGTCACAGATGCCATCTGGAATTTGGCAAAAGCCACGGCACCCTTCCTCAGAAAACGGACGGTACACACAACCCACACCATCACATAAAAGGCATCAGTCCAGGCAAAGCTGGGTGTGCTCTTTGGGGCCTAGGCCACCCTTCCTCCCCGGGACAGTGCTCAAGAGCAAGGCCCAGGGGGCCACGTGCTCTTGGGCCTCATTCATCAGACATCACTGGCCCGGCTCTGGTGTCCAGGGTCACCCCGACCTCACCTAACATCCCCTCGGGATGGACTCCAGCTCCGTCACCCCCAGGCGACATCTCTGCTCTCTAGCGCCCTGTTCCTGCCTGGACGACATTGGCCCAACCCCAAGCCCAAGAAATAACACCACACACTGCCATCTTCCTAAAGGTCGTTTTATTGTAAAACCATAAATACAACACTGACATGAAATCATTTATTTAAGCAACTGATTCTCTCTAACCATTAAAAGGATGTCTTTTTGCCTTGGCATCAACCAACCGGGAAATAATGTTGCAAGAATCCGGGGGAGGAGGGTAGGGGGTGTTGAATTCTGGACTGGGGCTTTTGGCGATTTAAGGAACCAAGTGGACCCTTCCTCTTCACCCTGGGAATGTCCCACTTTTGGACAAGAACAGACAGGtaaaaacagcaaacatttaaacagctcagttttaaattttattactctgtaaaaatctctctttttttttttctgttcctttcctcCATTTGACATCAGTAAAAGTTTTAAACACCACAAAACTGATTTGGCTATAAATGGAGAAACGGTACCCAAACCAAAATGAAACCGAAAACCCAAAGGACaaacagaaaaccctaaataaaCCCTCAAGTTTGGTCTCGGGGGTTTACAAATCACAAGAACCATCAACTCAACCCCCATGCAACGTGACTCCTTGCAGAGCAGCTGGATCCACATCGACGACAGAGGAGACCGCAAACAACGTCTTTTGTTAATTAACACAGCAAGGGTGACActaggtaacttttttttttttttttaaatacagtacaTGGTACACAGGGTCCCAAGAAAACCCTGAACAAACCCCTTGTGGAGACTTGAGCCAAGCACTGgctgtttataaaaatattgtgTTGCTACAAAAGTATAAATTAATGCTACCGGTATTAAGAAATATTAAACACATAAAACTTATAAGgattaagaaaaatattcattaatacCTGTAGAAAACTCTGGcctaaaaaagatattttttttgtgtgtttcttttttttgtaaatttttttttttttgtatttttttaagatgaCTTGAGTTTCTTGCACTCGAAGAGAGAGACACAGTCAGATGTGCCCACGGTATTGCCTAGAACGTCTTTAACTACTGAGAAAGAATGGGGGGTGCACACACGTGGTTACTGAggggggcctgggagggagggggcaccaAGGCTTTCATAAGATTTACCTGATGTGAAAGAATCACCGACATGaagttatggggaaaaaaaaaaaaaaaggtagggtCATCAGAGaacaactgaaaataatttatgctctttaaaaaatatctctgcTTCAGGTGGTTGTACAAAATGACCTCCTGATGCTTGGAATCTGAATGGCCCTGGACACGCTGCCCAGTGGGTCTGGTAGCTTCCAGCCCCGCGGGGCCCTCTGTCTCCTGGCTGGCAAGTTCCAGCCCTGTGTCCATGAGCTCGCTCACCGCTTTGGAACCCGGCTACCCCGTCTGGGACCCTGtttgggtgggagggaagggtcCTAGGCGGGGACCGGCTGGCACCTGGGTTGTGGGAGGAGCCCCCCTTCTGGCTGGCCTCAGACTTCATGGTCTCTGCCAACCTGGACTTCAGGAAGCGCCACGGGGATCCCAGGCCCCTGAGGTTGCGGACAAGGCTGGGCTGTGCCCCTAAAAGGAACTTTGGTTCGAAGAGTCGAAGGTGCCCGGTGGGACGTGTGGGCGGGGAGGCCCCCAGTGGGTCCTGATGCTGACACCCAGCTGCAGACCTAGCACATCTTCTCGGTACCGGAGGTGAATCTTTAAAGCTACGCCCATGGTGGCGGCGGCAGTGGGGCCATGAAAACACAAATAGCAACCGACgcccttcaccctcatcaaagcGGAGCAGGTGCCTCTGCACGGAAACCACAGGGCCCCTCTAGAGAACGATGGGGCGCCACGGACCACGATCCTCAAACCCAAAcgagagaggaagaaaaacaacaacaaaatcctccAGAAAACCCCGAGAAGGGAAAACTGGGAGGGGAAACATAAGAGGGAGAACACTGTATCATTGGTTCACCATAACTGGCCTAGCAAACATTAGCCACAGTGACGAGGGGGCAGGCCCCTTCCCAGTTCTAACATGGGCCCGACTGGATAGAGGGGGCCGAGGTGGGGCCAGCAGGGCCCACACaggagccccctccccacctaCTGTCTCCAGGGAACAGCCTGAGCCTTACTGAGCTTCTTGGTTTCATCTAAGCCAGCAGCCTTTCTGGAAGCCCTCCCCCAGGAACAACCCAGGCACAGAGGAGCTGCCGCTGTTCCCCGGGCAAGGGCAGGGCTGTGAACTTGCCCAGCTCCATGCGGGCAGGAGGAGACTTCCGGGTGTGCCCTGCATGCCTCCTCACTCCATCTTTTCCAGCACACCCGTCGTCATGGCAACTTCCCAGTACTGTCCCCTTCTGGGTCATTCCTCATGGGCCCTCCCTTCTCCATCAGCATCCCAGGTTCGTTCCAAACCTTCCCTGTGAACCTGTGGCCTCCGAGAGTGCCTGCGGCATCCCCAACAGCTCTTCAGGCGCCCACTTTCCAAGGAGTTTAGTCCAAGTTCAAGCACAAGCCTGGGTGACCCCTAAGGGCAGAGGGCCAGCTTCACGGTGGAAAACATGCCTTGCAGAGTTTTCCTCTGGTGTTTCTTGAAAGTGCGGGAGAGAAAAGAGCAAGCTGAAGGAGAGGAGGCTCACCAGCCTACAGAGCTGATGTCCGAGTTCTTCCCAGAAATCGGGAGATGCAAAACTTCTCAACCGTGTCATCGGACTGTTCTCTCCTCACCAGGAAATCTCAGCATCCTTTTCCCAGCCAAGAGCCAAAGCCAAGATGCCAACCATGAAGCTGCCAGGCAGGGTGATGGCAGTGTCCTTGCTCACAGACACAGTAGGTGGTTTTCTACACCATGAACCCTGAAATGAAGAGTAGCCATAAAGGAGCTTCATCTGATGGCCCCTCGGTTTCCTGGTTCCCAGCTACCATCtggagggaggcctggctggTGGACCTGGGCCGAAGGAAGAAGAACCACGTCGACACAAGTCCGGGCATCCATTCATGACAACTGAGATGGCACGCCTGCTCTTGGTGGAGCAGAGACCCCTCGGATTTCTCCACATCTGTGGCCCCACCCATGAGGCTATGGTCCTTGGCTTGGGCTTTGGTGGTGAAGCCCACTGACCTCAGAGGAGGCGGGAAAATCCTGCAGAATGGAGGTGTGTTTTCTCCGCCCCCTTGCTGGGGTCCATGCATATCAGCAGCAAGGCCCCTTCTGTCCTGGGAATCACATGCTTCTGGCAAATTGTGTCCAAGTCAGCAGGCAATCGACTGCCTTGGGCTGCAGAGTCCCATAGTGGTTAGTGGTCACAGAACTGGGAGGCAGAAGACAGAAACTTTCTGAAGGTCCAAGTCAGGCTAAGTGCCAGGAGATGAGCTGGAAGAGCCGACCTCAATCCTTTGGCTGAGCTAGAATTTGGATAGGGTGGATATTGCTGGAGATGAGGGGCCAGTGGCTGGGCCTGTGAGATCTTTGGGTTTTATTAAGCTGTTCACTGCAAGGGGATCTGCAGTATGCGAGCTGCCTGCCTGAGAAAGCAGACAGAGGGCGGGGGCACCTTGGTACAGCCCTTCCTATTGGCAACAACAGTGTCTGAAGAACCAAAGACTGGAAGAGAGAAATGACTACCTGCCACCCTCTGCCCGTACCTGGACAAGGCAGTCCCAGGAGACAGCCTTCAGAAACCTAGCGGCACTCACATCATCTCTGCAGAGCAAGCCAAGCCCTAAGGATCGAACTGAGGTGGAAAGGAGGGACAGAACAGGAGGTGACATGTGTAACTCGATACCTGGAATTTGGTGACGACATCCTCGAAACTTCATGCTAGAGGGCAGACATCCCCGAGTTCCAAGGACGCTGATACTTGGGCTTGGTCCTGATGGCTTTGTAAGACAGTGAAATGCCGATTTGCTGAGTGGCCCCGAAAATGAGGCAAGACCAGCACAGCTCCCCactcaaaaggagagagaggatggGCTCCGAGGCTTGACTCCCACCAACTACACAACACCGGCAGCTTCCACCCTCCTGTGTGGCTCAGAGTGCCAGGTCTCCCCGGCAGCAAGGCTGGAGGCCTTTGGTTGTAGGCATCTCACCCATCAACAAGCCTGCAGCCCCCTTCTGGAATGTCTCCCAAAGTCTCATCAAATAGCCTGTCGATGCTCCCATACACTACAGAACGTGACACGAGGTGATGGTCCAGTGCAGATAAGAGGCTCTTCTGACGGTGTGAAACCCCTTGGAAATGTTGTGGAGTACGTGCCCAGAACTTCTCCGGGAGAGGAAATGGCGTGGTGGTTCCTGAGACCATGGCTTGCTGCAGTGAACGTGGAAACGACCCTCTGGGATGCATTTCAGTATGTCCAAGACGCGGAGGGTTAGTTCTCATGAGGCAAACTGAGCAGGCTTGGCACCTGGGACAGTGTTCTGGTCCATGATCCTAAGCCTTgagtttttaaattaacttaacTTCCCCAACGTTACTGCCATGGAccggggcggggggagagggCTGCTGTACAGTGCTTTTTGAAATCGAGGTATCTCGCAGTTGAACAATGTTTTATTACTAAGGAGGGATGTGGTGGACTTGGTCAACCCCCCAGGATGGTAGAATGTGCCTTTGCAAATGGCGCCGCCCCAGCGATGGTGGGCACCGAGGGGATATGGGACCACCAGTATATATTCActgagaggtggggtgggaggctgaGCATTGATCCTGACAAAACCACCTCTTGAGAGGGGAAAGGGTCACTGTGTTGGCATTTAGGCTAAGTGTGTGGAACATAAACTGCTCACAGAGGAAGAAAAGCCTAAAAccgtctttcacagcatcaagttGAATGTGGCCTAATGCCATTCCACCCTCAAACATCTGTCATTTGGCCCGCAAGGCACCATGCTCAACTACCATCCTAGAAGGAGGGCTGAGGCTCATGTGGGGGCCCTCCAGGGCCGTGGGTAGTGGACCCCCCGGAATCTCCGGGGtcctggggaggaagaggaggttgTGGGTCTGAGGTGTGATGGATGTGAACATGGATCAACTCAGGATTCCCTGCTGAGCCGGAAGGGTCAGTGACGCGGCAAGTAGTGTAATGCACTCTGGGTATAGAAATCAGACATTCGCAGTACCAGACACAGCGAGCCAGGAGGGCGGTCTTCCACTTACAGTCAGCACTCCTAAGCCACATGTTTCTCTATGGCTTCCACCAAATCCCACGTCTGCGAGACCTGTGACTCCAACACCTCTCCTGGTCTCCAAACAGCACGGCCAAGTTCACAGTCTTGGCTGTTTCAAATACAGGAAAACTGGACTGTACAGGGAAGGCTGATAAAAACCTCAGGATACTGAATACACCACTGAGATGAGCTAGTTTACAGTGTGACTTGAGGAACAAAAAgggcaatcaaaaaaaaaaaaaagaaaccacaaaaaaACTCTCCAAAATATAAGTTATAGACATTCAGTGCCTCCTAGCAGAGTCTAAatcaaatttgaagaaaaaaaaaaaaaggcaaaaactgCTAAAATGTTAGGGAAAAAATTATTAAGGAGTGGAGACAGTTATCTTATACTTCTTTGAaaacgtcttttttttttctctcttatattaaaaagcaaaaggtcagctttatattcttaaaagtctcctttcctgatttggggaGATAGATAGGTGTGTTTCTAAGGCGGCTGCCCCCTGACACCCAGGGGTATCGCAAAGGCAGCAGCTCAATGCCCTGAAGGTGAACGAGAACAAAGTCCAGTGCAGAAGCTGTCCATCTGATGCAGTTTGGAGAATCCATGGCAGGGCAGCTGGGGAGGAGTGGGGCGTGATAGGGTCAggaaggctgggggcaggggtggcgggcagtggggagggggggaaccacagggtgaaggacagagagtgtCAAGTCACTTCAGATCTCAGCTGCCTGAACATTTCACAACATCAGTTTGTACAATCTGCACACCTGAAAATGGAATCTTTTAAAGCCCCCTCACTGAGAAAAGGAAGTGAAGCGTCTTCCCTCTTTCCCAAACACTCAGCTTTCCTGACACGCCCAGTTTAATGCACACACGCCCACGAgggggcatgcatgcatgcaccaggggagtatgtgtgtgcacacgtgtgcaaCGCTTTGGTGGCCACGCAGATGAGCGCAGAGCCGcccgtgcacacacatgcacgcacacactgaAAAAAAAGCACTTAAGTTTCCAGGGGGCATTTATGAGGTCCACAGTGTTTAGAACTtaaattccttttctttgtttGCGACAGtgttgtgtgggttttttttttttttttccttctttgaacattatcttttctttttctctttcatctttttttttttccaatctggaagTCTTAAAGCATGTTGGATTTCAGAAACATGAGTTTGTTCATATCTTCTGGACTGAGCAGTCGCCTCCTTTTGATGAGAAGTGCTTGTTCACACATATTTACACACCCGCTCCTGGCCCCCACGGCCGGCACCGCGAGGAGCCAGAAGGCGAGCTTGGCGAGTTTCGTGTGCTTTTGGGTCACGCACGACCAGTACTGGAAGAGATCGGGGGTGGCCTGGAAGAGGGGCTCCTGCAGGTAATCGTACACTTCGTTCTTCCCGAGCCGGTCGTCCTCCTGCGTGGCAGGGTTTTCTCCGGGGGCGGAGCGGGGCTTCTTGGCTGCGGGCTCGAAGTCGGCCTCCTCGGTCCAGGACTCCTTGACCTCATTGATGAGCTCGCACACCTTGCCGATGATCTCCTCGTGCTGGTAGGGGGGGACAGGCCGCAGTTTCTGCTGCGGGTCCAGGATCATGGCCACCTTGTGCGCCGGGTGCACCTTGAAGTTCTCCTTGAGCGCCTCCAGGAAGAGGTGGCAGAGCTTGCTGACGGTGCCCGCGTCGTTGGCCTTGGCCGTGAACAGCTTCTCCAGCCGGACGTAGGTGGGGAGCACCAGCTGCAGGGTGGGCTGGCTCTCGTTGCTCAGCTCGATGACCGCCTGCTTCACCGGCGTCAGGATGGCGGCCAGGTTGCTGAGCAGGTGCTTGTTGAGGCTCTGGATGAGGTTCATCTTCTTGGCCCGGCTGTAGAACTCGCAGATCTGCTCGTAGCGCTCATGCACCAGCAGCAGCGAGTCCGTGACGGAGTTCCAGCAGGGCGGCGGCGAGGTCTCCTCCAGCGAGCCGAAGGTCTCCTTGGCGAGGCCGGTGGAGCCCGCCAGGTCCTCGCACACGTTGAGCAGCTCGATGACCTCGTGCATGCTGCGGGCCTGCAGCGTCCGCTTGCTCAGCACGCTCTGCACCACCGAGTTCAAGGCACAGGCTGAGCAGCGCAGGCACATGCCGGCCTTGGAGAAGGCGGACGCGCTCACCCGGCAGTCCGTCACGTACACTGTCCTGATCTCCGACATCACGAACTCCGATAGCACATTCTGCACCCAGTGGTGCACCAGGTCGCCGCTGTCGCGGATGTCCGCGCCCTTCACGCCCAGCACGTAGCTCTTGATGTGGTTGCCCTCGGCCTGGTAGGCCGTGAGGATGTAGCAGGAGTCGGGGCCGACGCTCTGCGAGTGGCAGGTCACGCCGATGCCCAGGCAGGCATTGCTGCCCAAGGCGCACGTCACCTTCACCTTCACCTGGTTGTACATGCGCGGCAGGTGCTTCAGCGCCAGCGTGTTGAAGTTGCCCAGGATCTCGGTGACCGAGAAGGCCCCGTAGCGGGCGCCGCTGTCCACCAGCGTCTGGGCCAGCTTCAGGAACTCCTTCCCGCTCACCACGCTCAGAGCACCCAGGTCGGCGCACATGACGCGCAGGAGCCGCTCTGCGATGTTCTGCCGCTCCTTCTCGGGGATCATGCTGTTGGGTGTCAAACCACTGGTCGTGGCTGGTGAGGGGGACACAAAGAGAGGCGTGATTAATCCTGGCATTCAAGGCTCCGTGGTCTGGCAGCAGCGTAATACTCAAGCATCTAGTATTAGGCATTACGAAGCGATTTCATCTGGTGTGCAAACTGATGGTCCTGGCAAGTCTTTAACATGCGAGTCTCCCGGGAATGAAGTTCTGTGATTGACTAGTAATGTCTGCCCTGGGCAGGGGAACAGAGTGTAGTGGTTATGTGTGCAAATAGTTGCTGCATGTGCCATTCAGCTCGACCTCTGAAGCTAAGTAGTCTAACCTCTTCCTCAATCCAGAAACAGCCTCTGATACAGAAGGTGTTAGTGAATAAGATACATGAGGCCACAGTGTCAGGAAAAAGCAGACCAGAGAAATTGTGGAGAGTGGATTCTAACTCTGAATCTGTCATGAATTTGTGTTCTCTGATCACAAATAGATCACGTCTCCCCAGGCCTCCTCCATCCATCCCGTGAGGTCAAATTCCCATCAACTACGTCTCAGGTGTGAAAGTGCTTGACAAACCGTTACGCGTGGTCTTGCATCACCACGGGCAGtacaggggtggggagtggggcagAGGGGAACAAACTGGGGGAGGTGCTGGAGCAGACTTCCACCAGTTCCTGGCATCTGCCTGGGAGAGACCTACTGTTGTTGGCGCTATTCCTCTGGGCTTGGGGCTTCCACTTCTCCTCCACGACAGCAGGGGGCGATCGGGACTGGTTGGAGGCGATGTTGTTTTCGTTGTCCGCTGTGGGCACAAAGGGGACAGTGTATTTCCCTGAAGTGCCAGAGGCCTGTCCGCTAACAAGGAGAGAACGAGAGCATGCAAGTGAAGGCGAGCCTGGTCTCTGGGACgcgggcctgggttcaaatcctggctccttAGACAACTATCTGATGCCTGCAAAGCTTCATTTTCATCACTTGGAAGAATGAAGATAATCCCACAACTGCTGGAAGGACTAACAAGAGATAACATAGGGAAAAAGCAGTGGGCACAGTGCCTAGCATGGAGTAAGCACTCGGGGAATGGGAAGCGCTGTGTTCTGAGTCTGGATGGGAGGCCCCCCAACACCCACAAGCACAAAGTTCTAACTGAGACTGCGGAGGGGGTGCCCATTATACCACAAGAGGCAGAAAGCATCTCACACTTGCTTCTTTGAAGtgtgtctttttgtctttttagtgTATTTACTAGAAACTTAATTAGAGGAACACAACAAAAGCAGAGCCCTAGATGACATAAAGTATGTAATTCTCAACCCCCTCGTTACATGCAGAAGGTGGAAACTGAAGGGCACACATAGGAAAGGATCTGCCTGGGATCACACGGAAAGccagcagcagagctgggatgcACAGCCCAGGGCCTCTGGTACTGAGGTACGCCCTCCATGAATTTCCCTAATTTTTGTTAACATGTACATATACACTGGTGTTCAGTTTTAAGTAATGGGCACAAGCCATACTCTTCTATGCACGGTTACTTCTTGACATTTTTGTAGAACTGTTTCTGAGTAGAAATCATCTTGAGTTACATATTTGCCATCAGAAATGACCACACAATCTTTTACTGCACCATACTTTACCAATTATTAACTACACCCTAGGTCCTGAGTTTCAGGGCTGTGCCATTTCCAGTATGACTATTCTGCTATGAACCTATTTGCCCAATATTCTAATACTGTTTTTCTGTGCTCTTTTATTGTTGTGGGTGTACTTCCTTGAGACATCATCTGACAGGTAGAATTCACAACCTGAGGCTATCAGTGGGTCAGTGGCCTCTGTTCAGCATTGCCAGACattgttcttcctttcttctcaatTTAAGGCATCAGACCATAGAGGTCAAGGCCAGAATTTTTATACCTAGAAAAGAGACTTCTCCAACTTCTACATATTCACAGTCAGCCAGCTAGAAGACTCTGGGATGGGCATTCAAGGAATATTTTACAGCCACTAGAAAAGTGGCTGTGTACCCTGGAGAAACATGTGAAAATGCATAAGATAATGAAAAGCACAC comes from Dama dama isolate Ldn47 chromosome 16, ASM3311817v1, whole genome shotgun sequence and encodes:
- the ZNF618 gene encoding zinc finger protein 618 isoform X1, with the protein product MNQPGGAAAPQADGASAAGRKSTASRERLKRSQKSTKLEGPEPAPAEASLSAEQGTMTEVKVKTELPDDYIQEVIWQGEAKEEKKAVSKDGTTGDVPAEICVVIGGVRNQQTLGSYECGICGKKYKYYNCFQTHVRAHRDTEATSGEGASQGNNFRYTCDICGKKYKYYSCFQEHRDLHAVDVFSVEGAPENRADPFDQGVVATDEVKEEPPEPFQKIGPMNNITSEIFKKKEVRQCQKRETGNYTCEFCGKQYKYYTPYQEHVALHAPISTAPGWEPPDDPDTGSECSHPEVSPSPRFVAAKTQTNQSGKKAPASVVRCTTLLHRTPPATQTQTFRTPNSGSPASKATAAESAFSRRVEGKAQNHFEETNSSSQNSSEPYTCGACGIQFQFYNNLLEHMQSHAADNENNIASNQSRSPPAVVEEKWKPQAQRNSANNTTTSGLTPNSMIPEKERQNIAERLLRVMCADLGALSVVSGKEFLKLAQTLVDSGARYGAFSVTEILGNFNTLALKHLPRMYNQVKVKVTCALGSNACLGIGVTCHSQSVGPDSCYILTAYQAEGNHIKSYVLGVKGADIRDSGDLVHHWVQNVLSEFVMSEIRTVYVTDCRVSASAFSKAGMCLRCSACALNSVVQSVLSKRTLQARSMHEVIELLNVCEDLAGSTGLAKETFGSLEETSPPPCWNSVTDSLLLVHERYEQICEFYSRAKKMNLIQSLNKHLLSNLAAILTPVKQAVIELSNESQPTLQLVLPTYVRLEKLFTAKANDAGTVSKLCHLFLEALKENFKVHPAHKVAMILDPQQKLRPVPPYQHEEIIGKVCELINEVKESWTEEADFEPAAKKPRSAPGENPATQEDDRLGKNEVYDYLQEPLFQATPDLFQYWSCVTQKHTKLAKLAFWLLAVPAVGARSGCVNMCEQALLIKRRRLLSPEDMNKLMFLKSNML
- the ZNF618 gene encoding zinc finger protein 618 isoform X2, encoding MNQPGGAAAPQADGASAAGRKSTASRERLKRSQKSTKLEGPEPAPAEASLSAEQGTMTEVKVKTELPDDYIQEVIWQGEAKEEKKAVSKDGTTGDVPAEICVVIGGVRNQQTLGSYECGICGKKYKYYNCFQTHVRAHRDTEATSGEGASQGNNFRYTCDICGKKYKYYSCFQEHRDLHAVDVFSVEGAPENRADPFDQGVVATDEVKEEPPEPFQKIGPKTGNYTCEFCGKQYKYYTPYQEHVALHAPISTAPGWEPPDDPDTGSECSHPEVSPSPRFVAAKTQTNQSGKKAPASVVRCTTLLHRTPPATQTQTFRTPNSGSPASKATAAESAFSRRVEGKAQNHFEETNSSSQNSSEPYTCGACGIQFQFYNNLLEHMQSHAADNENNIASNQSRSPPAVVEEKWKPQAQRNSANNTTTSGLTPNSMIPEKERQNIAERLLRVMCADLGALSVVSGKEFLKLAQTLVDSGARYGAFSVTEILGNFNTLALKHLPRMYNQVKVKVTCALGSNACLGIGVTCHSQSVGPDSCYILTAYQAEGNHIKSYVLGVKGADIRDSGDLVHHWVQNVLSEFVMSEIRTVYVTDCRVSASAFSKAGMCLRCSACALNSVVQSVLSKRTLQARSMHEVIELLNVCEDLAGSTGLAKETFGSLEETSPPPCWNSVTDSLLLVHERYEQICEFYSRAKKMNLIQSLNKHLLSNLAAILTPVKQAVIELSNESQPTLQLVLPTYVRLEKLFTAKANDAGTVSKLCHLFLEALKENFKVHPAHKVAMILDPQQKLRPVPPYQHEEIIGKVCELINEVKESWTEEADFEPAAKKPRSAPGENPATQEDDRLGKNEVYDYLQEPLFQATPDLFQYWSCVTQKHTKLAKLAFWLLAVPAVGARSGCVNMCEQALLIKRRRLLSPEDMNKLMFLKSNML